One Argentina anserina chromosome 6, drPotAnse1.1, whole genome shotgun sequence genomic window, TGACTCTCGAAACACATACTAGTGTCCTGAAATACTTTGGTATCTATCATATCTGGTTATCGAAACACTTTCTAGTGccatttttatttgttatgAGATAGGAATGAGGGATGTGAAAGTTCTGACTTATGTTGAAACTTGGAAGTGACAAAGAAGTCACTTGTATTGAAGTTGGTTGCTGGCATTGTTATGCAGTAGATCCACTTTTCTTGTCATATTGATTTTCTGTATGGTGCAGGACTAACCTGATGAAGCTTCGTTCAGACTATAAGGATGCCTTTCTTGAAAAGCATGGAGTGAAATTGGGGTTTATGTCGGGCTTTGTGAAAGTATGTGTAATTTAGCATGTTGTGTCTAAAGTAATGTTCTTGCCAAAGAACATAGCAAGGACAAGATACTTTACCCTTTTAAGATTGTTTACTACAGACTATGCATGTGGTCTATCAGTAAAAATGTTATAATGATTTCTTTCAGGCTGCCGTTAGTGCACTCGAACAGCTTCCGGTTGTTAATGCTGTCATTGATGGCGATGATATCATATACAGGGATTACGTTGATATCAGTATTGCAGTCGGGACACCAAAGGTATGCTATTGTTCTGTTCCTTAATTACGAGaaatttaatttgaattcAACATATTGTTATAATATCTTGTCAAATTTTGTGGTTAACCTGAGAAACTTCACGACATGAAAATGCCTCTTCACATGAGAACTAACAAAATCAGATTCCTGTCATTGAAGGGTCTGGTTGTTCCAGTTGTCCGTAATGCTTGTGGTATGAACTTCGCTCAGATAGAAAAGGAGATCAATACGCTGGCTAAAAAGGCGGCAGATGGATCTATATCAATTGATGAGATGGCTGGAGGCACATTCACTATATCAAACGGTGGTGTATATGGAAGCCTCTTGAGCACACCAATCATCAACCCTCCACAGGTATTGTCCTACACTACACCCTGCAGTGCATTACAGTTTAACTGTATTTgactattatttatttattgctgCTTCCTCTCGCAGTCTGCTATTTTGGGCATGCACTCCATAGTGAACCGTCCCATGGTCGTTGGGGGCAATGTTGTTTCGAGGCCAATGATGTACATTGCATTGACATATGATCATCGTCTCATTGATGGAAGAGAGGCTGTTTACTTCTTGCGCCGCATAAAAGATGTTGTGGAAGACCCTCGCAGACTTCTCCTTGACGTGTAAAGGATTTAGTGGTTTGCAAACTATAGGCTATGGACGGCAAGTGAATTTGTCGATGTCTTTTTGATTGGAGAGTTGGAATGCTATAGGACAAGGGGGTGAATAATCCTGAATGCATTATCCTTTATACTCAGTCACTTTGTTATTGACAGGGGGTTTTAATAAAAAAGCAAATCTCATTTATCAATCCAAGGAATCTGGGATTGGGCATACTATGATAAGCTAAAGTTCTTCACGATTAACATTTCTTAGTTCCTACCATGTAAAAGGGAACCGGAAACTCAGAACACAGTTTCACTGAGGATCTAAAACTGATGCCTTGCTAAATTTTCATGCATTAATTTTCAGCTGTAACTATCATACATATGGAGAACCTAACGCAGATAACAGCACAAAATCAATAGACTCGGCTAGGCAGAGGCCCTAGAGGCATCTGAGCACTGATTTGGTACAGTTTTTATAACTTAATTCTGTATACTACAAACTTTATGCTTCATCTTCTGGTCATCTGCTTAGGTGACAAACAAAAATTTCAAGTCAGCTTCAGTCAATTTCCCGAAAGCCTCTGTAGAACCACCAATGGTGCTGCAGAAGGGAAAAAGAAGGGTTTTAGATCCTGAATCAGGTATATATGTACACGAAAGAAAAGACAACAAGCAAAATCACACTTTACCCCTCAAACACTAGTTCCTTCTTTTCCTgtagtttcaaaatcctctcCTCAATTGTGTTCTCAATGACAAATCTCACAATCCTGTAACATATACAAAACATATAAAATTCCAACCTTTCGAGAAGCAAAGTGTATTTGACAGGGTATTATGGGGTCTACAGAAATAGACAAGGAATGCGAAGCAAAATTTGAACCTGATCGGTTTGTACTGCCCTATCCGGTGGATTCTATCCTGTGCTTGCCGCTCCACAGCTGGGTTCCACCATGGGTCCATCAAGAAAACCTATAGAGTTCcgacaaataaaattaaatacgTGCTTGATATAAAATTTTCAATGATACCTCTGAAGTACCTTATCCTCGATTATATAGCATAATTTCAAGCAACTTATGAAACAAAAAACTCACATGTGATGCAACTGTAAGATTAAGAGCAACACCTCCGGCTTTCAAACTCATCAAGAAAATTCTGCAATCTGGATCCTCAGTGAATCTCTTTATAGCATTATCCCTTGCAGACATGGTCATGCTTCCAACCAATTGAACGCAGTTGACACCCGACTGCCAAAATTCTTTAAATCACTATCCGTACTTTATCGCAAAAACTTATAGATACTGTGTGGAGTTTAGTTTTACCTTTTGCAAGGAGTAGTGAATGAGATCTAAGAATGATGTGAACTGGCTGAAAACAATTCCCTTTGCGGAACCATCTCTTTCAACCATGAATCTTATTTCTTCTTTCTGGATATGGAAAAGAATACTGCAAAGTCAGGGTGCAGTATATGATAAAAAGTGAAAATAGCCACCATAAACCAGTGCTCATATATTAGACCAGTTCAGTGGCCTCCAGAATATCATAGAAaggaagaatatagaaacgGTGTTCTCATAAATACGTACCAAAGCTTCTATTTTTGTGCTAGTCTGAAAATTCTCAAGCTGAATTCTGTTCAAAATACTCGAGGATCTAAACCCCTTAATGGTAGTTTTAGTAGTCTGATTACCAGCACCTACACTTGTGGTCATATCCACTGTAAGCAATGTTGAGCATGAAGGGCATGAAACTTGTCCCAGGGAAGCAGAAAATTCAATTAAACATGCCTTGCAAAAGACATGTTCGCAAACAGTTACCTGGAACATAGAAGTAAAACAATATCAGAGTACAcgtattggaaaaaaaaaagcagatTACCGAGGATGTGACTTCAATCCAAGAAAATATGTACTTTAATCAATTCCCGACTAAACAGACACCAGGAGAAAATACACATCCCGACCCCCCAACAATCACTTTAAACCACTTCATAGCTACTTCCAGCTACAAGTTTATCTATCTGCCAAATTCTGCTATCAAAGAAGATATACTAGAACCAACCTTTCATAAACATAAATAGCGACCATAATTGCCATCTCAAATTCATGAAAGGGAAAAAATCAACTTTACATAATCAATCTATTAGCGTAAGGGAAGGATCAACTAACCACATGATCTTCAGCTGGATCATGACAAATGCCACATATTTTCTCACTGTTATCAATATTGGCCTGGTTTCCATTTTTTAGTGCAGCACTTGCAGAATACACGACAAGGTACGGATGATCAACGGCCTATAgcaattgaaataaaaacaagCCATGACTACAATTCAAAATGAAGAATGCATAAAGTATACTTTTACATGTCAAAATCAATAACTACCTGCCGCAAACGTGTGAGAAGATCAAAGATGTGAGCATAATTATTCATCAGAGTTCCCGCATCAACATATCTGTAAGCAATAGAACATATTACATacaccaagaaaaaaaatttagaggGAAAATCAAGGCTATTGTCGAATGCCAGTAGCCTCCAGAACCAAGATCATTTATTGGCCAAAAGAGGCAATTGCCCTTAGTAATAAAATACGattccatttttcttttaaatagATTAACTAGAACACAattcaagaaaataaaaaatttaaaacatgaaaattttcCAAAAAAGAATATAAGAACAGAAGAGAAGTCAGTGGAGTTGACATACGTACGTGTTAAATAATGCCTGACTATCAGTATATAATGACTCATAATAATCTTGTTCCTTGATATCCAAGGTATCCTTCCTCAGCGAAACCTATAGTATACAATAGGAAAGGAACATTAGAACCAGACTTCATGATTTGAAACATTAGCATAGtgcaatgaaacttacaattcgaGGAGGAAGTGCAAGGTCAGCAGCCCTTCCCTTTTTAGTTCGCCGCAGCACTATGTTCTTTAAGATCTTGTGTTTTAGCAATATCATTGCTCTTTTGCCACTATATGAAGTTCCAAATGATTGTATTGGTGTGGCCACATTCTTGCAAAGATTCAAGGATCAAAATGATGTAAGCAAATACACACTATGTTaatatattaagaaaatgCAACATTAAAAAAGAATGGTAATGAATTGCAGCCTTACTTTATTCCACCAACAAAAATGTCTAACAGAACTATGAGGGCAATTTGAACACTTTGTTGTGGAACTGCAAATGGACaccaagaaataaaagaatattTAGGCcaagtaaaattataattatgatAAATTATGATAAATGTCCCTTGTCCTATATGTCTGCCAGTACAGTTATAGTAGCATTCATTCTTCAGACATACCTATGATCAAGAGTTCTGCAGTCACAGTCCTTACACAAGTAATACGAGTACGGGACTAATTGCAAGAAGCGGACCTGTGtaaatcaaattatatatttgaataGATGACGAAGGGAGACCCTGATTATAGTCAATATGTTTAAGTAAAGTAAATTTACCAATGAATAAAGTTCTCCAACACGATTCTGTAGGGGTGTGCCACTTAAAGCCCATTTATATGTAGATTCTAAAGCAAGAACAGCTTTTGCAGTATTGCACCGCCTAGATTTTATATAATGTGCCTGTGTTAATACAAGATGCAGCCACATTGAAAGTTAGCATAACATGGAATTTAAACCAAAAGGAAGTGAACAACTCAATAGATTACAAGGTGCAGGCTATTATTCCTTGTTATTTGAATTAAACATAAATTTAATTACCCCCATTGGCATACTACAAAAACAATTATGCGCACCTCATCTAAGATGATCCGGTTCCACTTCACAGCATGCAAAACTGAATTGCCTTTGTTCATGCCCCGTTCAATATCATCTAAGTCCATATTGTCATCTTTGTGCAGCTTTGATTTTCCTTTGTGAGCTCCTTTCTTCCAATTCTTTGTGCCCGAACTTCCactgatcttttcatttaaagACTCACTTGTCTTCTTCGATGGCAGATGCATTTTCCTTTGTTGCTTAGACTGCTTCTCAGTTCTGGTGGCATTAGGTCCACAGAAGTATTTCAGGTGGACGGACATTTTTGTTTCATAAAAAAGCTTCCCACAAAATACACACTTTTCTTTGGGAGGCATCACATGCTTCCTATAATCAGCCTCAACAATGGAGTAAGTAGTTATGACAAAGTCATAATCCTGGAACTGTTTGGAACTCCTCTCTCTGTTGGCTCCATGATAAACCAGGATCTTTGCACTTCCTTTTGAAGTAAAGCGCTCAATCTCACTTACCCACTGGCTCACGGCAACCACAGGGCAAACTACAAGGGTTCCTTTAATGTGAGGCAAGCCTTTAGAGGATTGGGGTTCATGAAATGTCCAATTGATCTCCCGTTTAGCAAATACAAGAGCAATCGCTTGTATAGTCTTCCCCATACCCATCTCATCTGCAAGGATTCCGCCTCTAGTTTCAGACTCTTCCTGTCTCAGAGCCCAAGCCAACCACTCCTTCTGATATCTCAGCAAAGGCATAATCAAATCAGACGGTGTCTCAGCAACTTCATTTACCACATTATTCTGAACATCAAGATCACAGTCCTCAGTGAAATTCTCGTCAATCCATCTATTATGCTCACTTTCCCAGATATTCCACATTAGAATTGGCTTTCGCCCACCAGATTTTGACTTCCTTCTCTTGCTTTTCCCTGTCAAGCGAAGGAAGTCTATTTCGACTGGTTTTTGTAGAATCAACTGTAATTCATCAAAACTGTCATAATCCCCTAATTCCAATTCCAAACTTGGCTGTCCTCTTTTATTCTTCGCCTCGACCTTCCCCTTTTTTCGCAAACACTCCTTCGTTTTTCCTTTTGCTCTATCGTTTAAGTTAATAACTGCCTCCTCACTGTGTTGGTTGTCTTCACCTACACAGAAACTCATGTATGTCAGTGACAGATACAACCCACCAACATAACAAACTCCTTTCTTACAAGAACCTAAACGGCTAAACATGCTACCAACAATCTCTATAAAAAATTTCACCCAAACAAAAGCCACAATCAACTGAACTAAAAGCTTCATCGAAACAGCAACTTAATGACTATATTTCAACCATCACATTCGACACAAAGCATCACTCATCTCCAGTCACAAAACATCAACTTCACCTATTCATAAATTTGCTACATTTTCATCTCAACCAATTCaccaaccaaaacaaaaaaacaaaagtacCTTCACTATCAGACCCTGAAGCAGAAACCCAATCCGAATCCGAAGAACAAAGATCATACAAATTCACATCAGAATGATCAGAGCTTCCACCACTCTCACTGCTCCCACCTTCCTCCTCCTTAAGCTGCTCAGTTCCTGCTTCCACAAAATCCAATTCCACACACAATTTTTTAGGGCAAAATTTTCACACACAAACAATAGAACCATCTATAACATAACCAACACAAAAGCCAACTCCAAATCACTTCTCCCGTCCCAAATTTCACAACAACATTCATAAATTTCAACGCTTTTAACCCAGTAACCGAAAAAGCCCAATTTTTACAGCGAAAAAAACAAGATagcagatgatgatgatgtaatGAGAGTCTGGGCGAGAGACTTACCGCCGGCGACCCTCTTCCGAGAACGGAGCTCCATTACCGGATTAGGGTTTTGGCGATCACGGTTGTTGTGAGAGGGTTTTTGATTCGGCGAGACGGAGGAGAATAAAATCGTCAAAAAGATCGGCGGGAAAGTCTTATTATTATATAGATGCGAAGCCGCGGGAGTACGGTGGGTTGGGATTGGATGCGGGCGCGGTAGGGGAGTGGAGAGATCTGGAGGGTTGGTTAGTGGGAGTTGAGAGTGAGGGACGGTGGGGATTGTGAGACGGTTGTGGGTTTGGAGAGACGCGACCCTGGGAACTTGGTTCCTTTGGAATTAACTAAAATGGATTTTTATTAATAATTACGTTTTTTtagtcttcttcttgttctgtTTGCCTTTTCTGTCGtgttttggagatggaaaataGGGGATATCAAGCTTTCTTTGCAAGCTTTTGTGTTGGTAGTGGTTTCTGAGAATATTAGAAACAAACTTCGGGCGAATTGGTCTGCTTACTTTTCAATTCGGGTATGAAATGATAGAATGGGGTAGACGAATATTTAGATTAGTGGATGGACAGTGTGAATGATGTTTCAAgttcgattttttctttctagatTAATTTTACCGAATCATTTATCTCATAATCGGTCTCTTTTTAGTAGTGTGATGACGATAGACTTGTGTCTTTTCTCAACATAACTTATACTGTATTGGTCAATGTtgtctcattttttttctaccaACTCTTACTTGCtttaagaaatgaaaacacaGTGTGTCTTCACAGTTTGGCTGGTTTGGCATGCCTTGACTAGGTACCATATGGAATGCCTCCCACATTGTACAGGGGGCTTTGTATAAAAATAGCCTAAAATGCAAAGTGTCATCCTCTGGAAATGTATTTAACCAGACTGCAGCCCATGCTTAAGAAAAGTTTTGCATTGATATTGATCATACAATTTGGATTTCTGATAATTTAATGCCTTGATGTGGCTAAATACATGTAGTAACTCAGACTAGATAAGCTCTCACTTCATACATATGTAACACTGATACCTTTAAGCACGCAGTCGTAGTTGTTTCTAAATCAAACAAGCCTTAATGTTTACCACCCCCACCGGAGCCGCTCCCACTCCCAACTCCAACTCCTTTACCAGAACCAGAACCAGCTCCCACTCCAATGCCAATCCCAATTCCAATTCCAAATCCTCCTCCGTGGCCACCGCCAGCTCCGCCACCTACACCCCCGCCGTGGCCTAAACCACCACCAGCTCCACCGCCGGCGCCAAAACCTCCTCCATGGCCAGATCCTCCACCCACACCGCCGccgcctcctcctccaccacctcctcctccacctcctccacctcctccaccAGCTCCACCGCCTACACCACCGCCGGCACCGAAACCTCCTCCGTGTCCAGAACCTCCTCCAACACCACCACCGCCTCCGGATCCTccgccacctcctcctccaagACCTCCACCTCCACCAGCTCCACCGCCCACACCACCACCTGCACCAAAGCCTCCTCCTTGACCAGAACCACCACCGACACCACCACCGCCTCCTGATCCACCTCCACCGCCTCCTCCTATACCTCCCCCGCCTCCAGCTCCACCACCTACACCGCCCCCAGCTCCAAAACCTCCTCCTTGCCCAGAGCCACCACCaactccaccaccacctccgctACCACCCCCTCCACCAGCACCACCTCCTACACCTCCACCAGCTCCACCACCTGCTCCAAAACCTCCACCATGACCTGCCCCACCTCCGGTACCACCTCCACCGCCTGCtccgccaccaccaccaccaccaaagcCACCACCACCGCCTATACCACCTCCAGCTCCTCCACCACGACCTCCACCACGACCTCCACCGCCACCaaaacctcctcctcctccaatgCCGCCACCCCTACCACGGCCACCGCAGCGGCGGCCCCATCGACAATTATCATCACGAAACCTAGCTTTGTCAACCTTGTCATCACCTTGAGCAAGCATTGCACTCAACTGGAAGACAATGCAGAGCACAAGAAGACTCGCAGGCAACCATTTCCGAGAGACACCCatatctcttcttctctcccaATTAAGCTAATTGAATTATTCTCAGCTAGCTATCTCTATTAGCTCGCTCTGCTCTGTTCGATCTCACACCCTCTCCTTTATATAGGCTTCATGTCACCAGCAAATTCAACACGTACTGGTTACAGCACCAAACAGCCATTAATGTTCTGCATGATCGAGCCTTCATTGGACGCGTCGGAACCGTTGGGGGATTGGCGGGAACAAtaaatattgaaaaataagTCAAATTAGACGCTGACCtggatttcatatatatatatatatgtatatatatatccaaatCAATTAAATTTGACTTAAGCTTAGGTCTCACCCTGAATCTTATTTCAGTAGTGATCCATAAGACCATTGATTTAAACAGTTGGGACTTGATGTCTTTCTTCaaattaatttgatgaaaGTGATCGGATTGAGACCAGAGATAGTGAAGACTTGGAAGTCGGTCAACTCTAACTAGCTAGCCACCGACGATGGACCATTATTGAGGGGTTCATCGATCTTTAGCAGATCAAGTGGAGTTAATGAAATCTATCTACCTTCCCCTTTTCTGCAAATTGCAATCTCAATAGTCTCGTCCTGTGGGATCTCGATTGTGTTCCTTTTCCATATATATCTTCGACATGTGAGAAGCAACGAACATGGTTCCTGACGTGGATATTTATGGCGCCAGTGGCTGCTACTGGGCTAGTGTGCAGCGGTATGATCAGAAATGTCATGAGTTGGACAGTCTTTTTCTTATACCATAAGTATAAGTATGGATCTCTAAAACGACACATTATTCGCTACACACGCATGTTTCTccttcaaattcattttacattattttttAAGAATAAGAAATTTTACATAGTATTTTATCTTATCCATGACTTGTAAGTCGTTTAAGTGGTAACTAATTCCGaaaagttgtaattgaagtGTGCTCAAAGTGGTACATTGGATGGGATTATCATTTGAGTGATTGATGAAGGATGAAAGTGGCAATTAAGATATGTCAATATGTCATAGTGTCATACCAAGCTTGTAAAGAACATCACCCTGTTAAGGCCGTAATTATGATCTTCTCATGGGGATTAGGTGTATTTGATGGAGATAGATTGAGCTTGTTGAAATTAGTCAACACTGATATTGCCGTCCCTTTCACTCCATCACTGCAGTAGCTTTAGCCTTTAGGTGGttcatataatcatatattCATATCAGGTCTTTGAAGTGTGTATGTTCGTAGTTACCTGCGAAACTGTGGTAATATGCAAGTCCTGTAACAAAACACTTGCTCTGGCCAAATTTACAGAATCACAGTAACCTCTCCCGCTAGCCAAACTGCCAAAGAGGTATATAATGTTATATTTACAAGATTAACGCTTGGATCTTGGCCATAACAGTAACATTGTTTCATTTCTAAGGACTGCAAAGTGTAAAGAATGACAATATCCAACAGCTCTTAAAGATAAAGGAAAAGAGTTGGGCTAAATACTTGTTCTTGAATCTTGATTAAAAATCGTGGAAAAATAAAGAGTACAGGATCCATGAGTTTCATATTGGATCACACATATATGAGAAATTAATAATTCCTGTGATGAGCATAACTGACCCTGCTCAGAAGTAAAGTCTGAAAATGGCTCGAGTTTAGCCTTGACTACAACTTCTGCAGACATATTTTCCTTCCTAGTTCAAATCTAATGCCCTGACAACCACTCTTGACAGTTTTACGTACATTACAATGATGCGCCCCTTTTTTCTTACAGAGGCCGAGTTCGCCTGCCTGATGCCCGGCCGCACAGAAGAGCATTCTTCGGAATAGGATATTCATCCCTCCATGAATTTACTGGAGAGTATACACGAAGATAGAACTGCTGGCCTAAGTACTGTCGAGCCCAATTCTCAGACCTCACATTCCACATTCCCACATTGTCCAGAGGCACATAAATTGCAGTCCATGAGTTGGGATACACCTGTGAAATGAGGTTGGAAAAGTCACATCAAAATGAACCATTAACAAAGAACTCACATAGTTATGAAGATGATCATTGCAAAATTTTGCCAAATTTATTCGTCATGTTGTGTTTACCTGAACGGTGCAACGAGAAACAGTGTCCTGCAGATTGTATCTTAATTTGCTTGCTGGTGTCCACTGTCCACCATCCATACTGTCCATAACAAAACTATCTTGTTTGAGAATCTTAACAAACAGCAATCAGAGTTAATATGAACTTTTGGACGTAGAATTTGTTGACTTACCCAACAACAAAGAAACTATAACCATCAAGGTGCCATGACTGCACAGTATCCTCTGGATTTTCAAACACAAATTCAACAAAGGCTCGGAAATCAGCATGCATTACAGAAGTCTGGAgataaccaccaccaccagtGGGGTTATCCGAGATGCTTCCAGTGGAGAACACTCCAGAGATCTTGAAGTAGTCAGCAAGTTTTAGTGGTGTATCAGGTTGGAGGAAGGAGACACTATTCACAGCATATCTTTGCTTGCCATTGATTATCGGAGCAGAGTTTGTAAGCCTGATTGTCCTGGTGATGTTGATCAATCCATAGTGATATGAGCCTTGAGGGTTAGGCCTTGGTCCGCTTGCTGTCAAATTCCTCCTGAGTTGATGCATTACACACATCGAGGGGATTTAGATATACACCCAAAAACACAAGTTTGTCATCAGGACAAATAATAACTCGTACTACCTCATCTTTCCACATATTGCGCcacctattttttttttttctcatcctTGATGGTATCTTAACTCCCATATCCCTTAATTGAAGTTTTTAAATTAAACACTTCAGTTGATATCAATGTTATATATAAGAGGTAATATGAATTTATTGGTAGGATAAAAAATAGTTGTGTTGAAGGTATCTATGGATTTTCTAgttcatatttgttttgtgaatTTATTCTAGCAAAAAAGTATATGTTTTTCGATACCTCTATTCAAGATATGATTCTTCATGATAAATATGTGTTGCATTTTCCTTCTAGCGTACAAGTACCTATGTGTGTTTCTACTCTTGATTACACATAGTATGAATGTTTTGTCTTGTGTGATGTTTTTAggtgtttgttttttcttttctttttgggtcAGTTTAGTTTAATTTGTTATGTTTAGAAGTTATAAAAGGGTGGGAGATCTTGAATCTATGGAGTGTGTATTGAGTGTTGCTTCTATTATGGTAGTAAATAGTTTTTATTCATGAGTAGtagaatttaatttaatttgagGTGTTTAATAGGTATGCTGAGTATATATCTGGTTTGTAGGTAACGCACAGTAGACATTTGTTTCGTAGGCAATGCAGAGTAGATATCTATTTCGTAAGTAATGCAGAGTAAAC contains:
- the LOC126799254 gene encoding DNA repair protein RAD16, which translates into the protein MELRSRKRVAGGTEQLKEEEGGSSESGGSSDHSDVNLYDLCSSDSDWVSASGSDSEGEDNQHSEEAVINLNDRAKGKTKECLRKKGKVEAKNKRGQPSLELELGDYDSFDELQLILQKPVEIDFLRLTGKSKRRKSKSGGRKPILMWNIWESEHNRWIDENFTEDCDLDVQNNVVNEVAETPSDLIMPLLRYQKEWLAWALRQEESETRGGILADEMGMGKTIQAIALVFAKREINWTFHEPQSSKGLPHIKGTLVVCPVVAVSQWVSEIERFTSKGSAKILVYHGANRERSSKQFQDYDFVITTYSIVEADYRKHVMPPKEKCVFCGKLFYETKMSVHLKYFCGPNATRTEKQSKQQRKMHLPSKKTSESLNEKISGSSGTKNWKKGAHKGKSKLHKDDNMDLDDIERGMNKGNSVLHAVKWNRIILDEAHYIKSRRCNTAKAVLALESTYKWALSGTPLQNRVGELYSLVRFLQLVPYSYYLCKDCDCRTLDHSSTTKCSNCPHSSVRHFCWWNKNVATPIQSFGTSYSGKRAMILLKHKILKNIVLRRTKKGRAADLALPPRIVSLRKDTLDIKEQDYYESLYTDSQALFNTYVDAGTLMNNYAHIFDLLTRLRQAVDHPYLVVYSASAALKNGNQANIDNSEKICGICHDPAEDHVVTVCEHVFCKACLIEFSASLGQVSCPSCSTLLTVDMTTSVGAGNQTTKTTIKGFRSSSILNRIQLENFQTSTKIEALKEEIRFMVERDGSAKGIVFSQFTSFLDLIHYSLQKSGVNCVQLVGSMTMSARDNAIKRFTEDPDCRIFLMSLKAGGVALNLTVASHVFLMDPWWNPAVERQAQDRIHRIGQYKPIRIVRFVIENTIEERILKLQEKKELVFEGTIGGSTEAFGKLTEADLKFLFVT
- the LOC126799262 gene encoding glycine-rich cell wall structural protein 1-like produces the protein MGVSRKWLPASLLVLCIVFQLSAMLAQGDDKVDKARFRDDNCRWGRRCGGRFGGGGGRGGGRGGGAGGGIGGGGGFGGGGGHGGGFGAGGGAGGGVGGGAGGGGGGGGIGGGGGGGSGGGGGVGGGSGQGGGFGAGGGVGGGAGGGGGLGGGGGGGSGGGGGVGGGSGHGGGFGAGGGVGGGAGGGGGGGGGGGGGGGGGGGVGGGSGHGGGFGAGGGAGGGLGHGGGVGGGAGGGHGGGFGIGIGIGIGVGAGSGSGKGVGVGSGSGSGGGGKH